From the Alloalcanivorax dieselolei B5 genome, one window contains:
- the folD gene encoding bifunctional methylenetetrahydrofolate dehydrogenase/methenyltetrahydrofolate cyclohydrolase FolD, whose product MSAQILDGKALAQRFEQEMSQRVEALKAASGGRTPILATILVGADPASATYVKMKGNACRRVGMDSQAIELPQDTTTEQLLQRIEELNANPDVHGILLQHPVPEQIDERLCFDAIALGKDVDGVTCLGFGRMAMGEHAYGCATPKGIMRLLEHYQVPLEGQHAVVIGRSAILGKPMAMMLLGANATVTICHSRTRNLPELVKQADIVVGAVGKPEFIKADWIKDGAVVVDAGYHPQKCGDIELAPVIDRVAAYTPVPGGVGPMTINTLIFQTLEAAEKALND is encoded by the coding sequence ATGAGCGCGCAGATTCTGGACGGCAAGGCCCTGGCTCAACGCTTCGAGCAAGAGATGTCACAACGGGTGGAAGCCCTGAAAGCCGCCTCCGGCGGCCGCACGCCGATTCTCGCCACCATTCTGGTGGGCGCCGATCCGGCCTCCGCCACCTATGTAAAGATGAAGGGCAATGCCTGCCGCCGCGTCGGCATGGATTCCCAGGCCATCGAGCTGCCCCAGGACACCACCACCGAGCAGTTGCTGCAGCGCATTGAGGAACTCAATGCCAATCCGGACGTGCACGGCATTCTGCTGCAGCACCCGGTGCCGGAACAGATCGACGAGCGCTTGTGCTTTGACGCCATTGCCCTGGGCAAGGACGTGGACGGTGTCACCTGCCTCGGTTTTGGCCGCATGGCCATGGGCGAGCACGCCTATGGCTGTGCCACGCCCAAGGGCATCATGCGTTTGCTGGAGCACTATCAGGTGCCGCTGGAGGGCCAGCATGCCGTGGTGATAGGCCGCAGCGCCATTCTCGGCAAACCGATGGCAATGATGCTGCTGGGCGCCAATGCCACCGTCACCATTTGCCACAGCCGGACCCGCAATCTGCCGGAGCTGGTGAAACAGGCCGACATCGTGGTGGGCGCGGTGGGCAAACCGGAATTCATCAAGGCCGATTGGATCAAGGACGGCGCCGTGGTGGTGGACGCCGGTTACCATCCGCAGAAGTGCGGCGACATCGAGCTGGCACCGGTGATCGATCGTGTGGCCGCGTATACTCCGGTACCCGGCGGTGTTGGTCCGATGACCATCAATACGCTGATTTTTC
- the tig gene encoding trigger factor translates to MQVSVETTSGLERRMTVGVPADKVDQAVESKLREAQKNIRLDGFRPGKVPLREVKRRFGAAVRNEVLADVMRESFLEAVEKENLQPAGLPGFEATRNEGGQDLEFVATFEVFPEVELADLSTIEVEKPVAEITDADVDEMIETLRTQRSDFAEVDRAAEQGDRVNIDYKGLKDGEAFEGGSAEGQNLELGSGSMIPGFEDGIVGMKAGEEKDINVTFPEEYHSEELKGQAVVFQIKVNKVEAKALPEVDAEFMKAFGVEDGDLDTFKTEVRNNMERELKNAVSGKVKEQTMDGLAKLHEFDLPAALIKQEVDRMRQQMVQQFGGGQQFDASMLPEELFRDQAERSVRLGLVVRTILEKNDLKPDADRVKARVEEIAAQYEQPQELINWVYSNPQQLQQIEGAVLEDQVVDLVLEGAKVEEKTMSYQEAVKPRQPEQADETA, encoded by the coding sequence ATGCAGGTTTCTGTAGAAACGACTTCAGGTCTGGAACGGCGCATGACCGTTGGTGTCCCCGCGGATAAAGTGGATCAGGCGGTGGAAAGCAAGCTGCGCGAAGCGCAGAAAAACATCCGTCTGGACGGTTTCCGCCCTGGCAAAGTGCCGTTGCGTGAAGTAAAGCGTCGTTTTGGCGCCGCCGTGCGTAACGAAGTGCTGGCCGATGTGATGCGCGAGTCCTTCCTGGAAGCGGTTGAGAAGGAAAACCTGCAACCCGCCGGTCTGCCGGGTTTCGAAGCCACCCGTAACGAAGGCGGTCAGGACCTGGAGTTCGTGGCCACCTTCGAAGTGTTCCCGGAAGTGGAACTGGCCGATCTGTCCACCATCGAGGTGGAGAAACCGGTAGCGGAAATCACCGACGCCGACGTTGATGAAATGATCGAAACCCTGCGCACCCAGCGCTCCGACTTCGCTGAAGTGGACCGTGCCGCTGAGCAGGGTGATCGCGTCAATATCGACTATAAAGGCCTGAAAGACGGCGAAGCCTTTGAAGGCGGCAGCGCCGAAGGTCAGAACCTGGAGCTGGGCTCCGGCAGCATGATCCCCGGCTTCGAGGATGGCATCGTCGGCATGAAAGCCGGTGAAGAGAAGGACATCAACGTGACCTTCCCGGAGGAGTACCACTCCGAGGAATTGAAAGGTCAGGCGGTGGTGTTCCAGATCAAGGTCAACAAAGTGGAAGCCAAGGCGCTGCCGGAAGTGGACGCCGAGTTCATGAAGGCTTTTGGCGTTGAAGACGGTGATCTTGACACCTTCAAGACCGAGGTTCGCAACAATATGGAACGCGAGCTGAAAAACGCCGTCTCCGGCAAGGTGAAAGAACAAACCATGGACGGGCTGGCCAAGCTGCACGAGTTCGACCTGCCGGCGGCGCTGATCAAGCAGGAAGTGGACCGTATGCGTCAGCAAATGGTGCAGCAGTTCGGTGGTGGTCAGCAGTTCGATGCGTCCATGCTTCCCGAAGAGCTGTTCCGTGACCAGGCCGAGCGTTCCGTTCGTCTGGGCCTGGTGGTGCGCACTATCCTCGAGAAGAACGACCTGAAACCGGATGCGGATCGCGTCAAGGCCCGGGTGGAAGAGATCGCCGCTCAGTACGAACAGCCGCAGGAACTGATCAACTGGGTCTACAGCAACCCGCAGCAGCTGCAGCAGATCGAGGGCGCGGTGCTGGAGGACCAGGT